The following proteins come from a genomic window of Rhodohalobacter sp. 614A:
- a CDS encoding DUF411 domain-containing protein — protein MSNKVFYSLVAVFIIASTVFWIYMFQDNSSSAPFPNSQTADVDMEGVTLTMYHSPTCGCCVNWAKYLEDHGVEVITEETMNVYSVKEEHGVPNQLSSCHTAVVDGYVVEGHVPVEDIQRLLAERPDVTGIAVPGMPQNSPGMDMPSDETYQSVLFDGETVTVYNTHN, from the coding sequence ATGAGCAATAAAGTATTTTATTCCCTGGTAGCAGTATTTATCATCGCAAGTACCGTGTTTTGGATCTACATGTTCCAGGATAATTCATCATCCGCTCCATTCCCAAATAGCCAAACTGCAGATGTAGATATGGAAGGCGTTACGCTAACCATGTATCATAGTCCCACCTGCGGTTGTTGCGTAAACTGGGCAAAATACCTGGAAGATCATGGAGTTGAAGTCATCACAGAGGAAACCATGAATGTTTACAGCGTAAAAGAAGAGCATGGCGTACCCAATCAACTCAGCTCGTGCCACACAGCCGTGGTGGACGGTTACGTTGTGGAAGGCCATGTGCCTGTGGAAGACATTCAACGACTTTTAGCAGAGCGGCCAGATGTGACCGGAATTGCCGTTCCCGGCATGCCGCAAAACTCTCCGGGAATGGATATGCCATCCGACGAAACCTATCAATCTGTTCTTTTTGACGGCGAAACTGTAACGGTTTATAACACGCATAATTAG